One window of the Cryptomeria japonica chromosome 7, Sugi_1.0, whole genome shotgun sequence genome contains the following:
- the LOC131056872 gene encoding glucan endo-1,3-alpha-glucosidase agn1 has protein sequence MRVFLFVLAVSCIFICAARAADPRLVFAHYMLYANDNINVLKQEIRLAQSKGIDAFALNSNVWRQNLADNMYQAAKEVGPNFKIFFSADIHKDANGNLTPDQLVTMLTRYETHPNQMKYRGKPLFTSWLGSDDSWWKDYNYSSALSGWNAVFQKAGGKNKFFYVPFFPTDGSLGGVQGTLDKFKDIIDGLFAWDTSAWPYFSPDFQNPSVSKDQNYLNACKAAGKVYMASPSPWFFKNIAGSCCSDACKAKDLSNCNCQVKGNYQGPGLWIKKWEQLIQLSPPLLEIVTWNDWVETSYVAPPLSTAAADVSGYTHRAFLELGQFYFNWYKSGSQPAITQDSIYLFYYTQSKNINVPADGCKVVYSDQLSDKVYVTAKLTGPAMVELRSGSATQTFSAPKGISTWSMDFQAGQQLATLKRGGKVLSTLTGSKLISNSNATHYNFNVYSTCTTC, from the coding sequence ATGAGGGTGTTTCTTTTCGTATTAGCTGTGTCCTGCATTTTTATCTGCGCCGCAAGGGCGGCAGATCCGCGGCTGGTGTTTGCCCATTACATGCTCTATGCCAACGACAACATTAATGTTCTCAAGCAGGAGATTCGACTTGCCCAGAGCAAAGGAATCGACGCCTTCGCTCTCAACAGCAATGTGTGGCGCCAGAATCTGGCAGACAACATGTACCAGGCAGCCAAAGAAGTGGGTCCGAATTTCAAGATCTTCTTCTCCGCCGACATTCACAAGGACGCCAATGGCAACCTCACGCCAGATCAGCTGGTGACCATGCTCACCCGCTACGAAACCCACCCCAATCAGATGAAATACCGAGGCAAACCCTTGTTCACATCCTGGCTCGGCAGCGACGATTCCTGGTGGAAAGACTACAACTACTCCTCTGCTCTCAGCGGATGGAACGCCGTTTTCCAAAAGGCCGGCGGAAAGAACAAGTTCTTCTACGTCCCATTCTTCCCCACGGATGGCTCCTTGGGGGGCGTTCAGGGCACGCTGGACAAATTCAAAGATATTATCGACGGCCTGTTTGCGTGGGACACTTCGGCGTGGCCCTACTTCAGCCCAGATTTCCAGAACCCTTCTGTTTCCAAGGACCAGAACTATCTGAACGCCTGCAAAGCCGCGGGGAAAGTATACATGGCGAGTCCCAGCCCCTGGTTCTTCAAAAACATCGCTGGCTCCTGCTGCTCCGACGCTTGCAAGGCAAAGGATCTGAGCAACTGTAACTGTCAAGTGAAGGGCAATTACCAGGGTCCGGGGCTTTGGATCAAAAAGTGGGAGCAGCTCATACAGTTAAGCCCTCCTCTCCTTGAAATCGTGACGTGGAACGACTGGGTGGAAACCTCTTACGTGGCACCGCCACTCAGCACAGCTGCTGCTGACGTGTCTGGGTACACTCACCGTGCCTTCTTGGAGCTTGGGCAGTTCTACTTTAACTGGTACAAGTCCGGCAGCCAGCCCGCGATTACCCAGGATTCGATCTACTTATTTTATTATACCCAAAGCAAAAACATTAATGTGCCCGCTGACGGATGCAAGGTTGTGTATTCTGATCAGTTAAGTGATAAAGTGTACGTGACTGCGAAGCTGACTGGGCCTGCCATGGTGGAATTGCGATCTGGAAGTGCGACTCAGACATTCAGTGCTCCGAAAGGGATATCCACATGGAGTATGGATTTCCAGGCAGGGCAGCAGTTGGCAACCCTGAAGCGTGGAGGTAAAGTGCTCAGCACGCTGACTGGGAGCAAACTGATTAGTAACTCCAATGCAACCCATTACAATTTCAACGTCTACTCCACCTGCACCACATGTTAG
- the LOC131056871 gene encoding glucan endo-1,3-alpha-glucosidase agn1, with protein MKYRGKPLFTSWLGSDDSWWKDYNYSSALTGWNAVFQKAGGRNKFFYVPFFPTDGSLGGVQATLDKFKDIIDGLFAWDTSAWPYFSPDFQNPSVSKDQNYLNACKAAGKVYMASPSSWFFKNIAGSCCSDACKAKDLSNCNCQVKGNYQGPGLWIKKWEQLIQLSPPLLEIVTWNDWVETSYVAPPLSTAAADVSGYTHRAFLELGQYYFNWYKSGSQPAITQDSIYLFYYTQSKNINVPADGCKVVYSDQLSDKVYVTAKLTGPATVELRSGSATHTFSAPKGISTWSMDFQAGQQLATLKRGGKVLSTLTGSKLISNSNATHYNFNVYSTCTTC; from the coding sequence ATGAAATACCGAGGCAAACCCTTGTTCACGTCCTGGCTCGGCAGCGACGATTCCTGGTGGAAAGACTACAACTACTCCTCTGCTCTCACCGGATGGAACGCCGTTTTCCAAAAGGCCGGCGGAAGGAACAAGTTCTTCTACGTCCCCTTCTTCCCCACGGACGGCTCCTTGGGGGGTGTTCAGGCAACTCTGGACAAATTCAAAGATATTATCGACGGCCTGTTTGCATGGGACACCTCAGCATGGCCCTACTTCAGCCCCGATTTCCAGAATCCTTCCGTCTCCAAGGACCAGAACTATCTGAACGCCTGCAAAGCCGCGGGGAAAGTATACATGGCGAGCCCCAGCTCCTGGTTCTTCAAAAACATCGCAGGCTCCTGCTGCTCCGACGCTTGCAAGGCAAAGGATCTGAGCAACTGTAACTGTCAAGTGAAGGGCAATTACCAGGGTCCGGGGCTCTGGATCAAAAAGTGGGAGCAGCTCATACAGCTAAGCCCTCCTCTCCTTGAAATCGTGACGTGGAACGACTGGGTGGAAACCTCTTACGTGGCACCGCCACTCAGCACGGCCGCTGCTGACGTGTCGGGGTACACTCACCGTGCCTTCTTGGAGCTGGGGCAGTACTATTTTAACTGGTACAAGTCCGGCAGCCAGCCCGCGATTACCCAGGATTCGATATACCTATTTTATTATACCCAGAGCAAAAACATCAATGTGCCCGCTGACGGGTGCAAGGTGGTGTATTCTGATCAGCTAAGTGATAAAGTGTACGTTACTGCGAAGTTGACTGGGCCTGCCACGGTGGAATTGCGATCTGGAAGTGCGACTCATACATTCAGTGCTCCGAAAGGGATATCCACATGGAGTATGGATTTCCAGGCAGGGCAGCAGTTGGCAACCCTGAAGCGTGGAGGTAAAGTGCTAAGCACGCTGACTGGAAGCAAACTGATCAGTAATTCCAATGCAACGCATTATAATTTCAATGTGTACTCCACCTGCACCACATGTTAG